AATACTGGTTTATAAAAGGAGCGATTATCAAGTGGAAACAGCCGCTCTGTAAACTCTCCTGGCTTCACCTTATCAAGTGCTCTATTCAGCATATTCATCTTTGCATCGATCAAATCAATGAGATGCAGCAATTCAGCCTCTCTTACAAGCGGAGGACGCGGACTGCCCCATTCAGCTTTCCCATGATGTGACAAAACCATATGCTGAAGAATAAGGACTTCTTCTTCTCCCTCAATCTGGAGCTGTTCAGCCATGCGCCCGATATCTTCCACCATCATGGGAATATGTCCGATTAACTTTCCTTCAAGGGTATATGTTGTCGTCACCGTTCCCGACAATTCCTTCAACTTTCCAAGATCATGAAGTATGATCCCTGCATACAACAAATCTTTATTCACTTCAGGATACAGGCGATGCAGTTCTTTGGCAATTGCCAGCATGCTCACGATATGATGCGCAAGTCCTGACACATATTCATGGTGGTTCTTCGCCGCTGCGGGATATAGCAATAAATCGTTCTGATGCTTTTTAAGAAAAGCTCGGACAAGTCGCTGTAAAACCGGATTTTGCATTTCAAAAATCGCTTCAGTAAGTTTTTCTGCAAGTTCATCCTTTTCTACAGGTGCTTTTTCAATGAAATCAGCCACTTGAACGCCCTCTGCTGTTTGAGCTTGACGTATCGACATAATTTTCAATTGAGATCGACCGCGGAATTGAGTGATTTCGCCATTGATACGCACAATCGTTTCCGGAGTATAAGTTGTTTCGTCTTCTGTTTTTGCATC
This sequence is a window from Lentibacillus sp. JNUCC-1. Protein-coding genes within it:
- the yhaM gene encoding 3'-5' exoribonuclease YhaM: MKKGIGHHQVGESFDDFLLIKDAAKGVASNGKPFMTLILCDTSGDIEAKLWDAKTEDETTYTPETIVRINGEITQFRGRSQLKIMSIRQAQTAEGVQVADFIEKAPVEKDELAEKLTEAIFEMQNPVLQRLVRAFLKKHQNDLLLYPAAAKNHHEYVSGLAHHIVSMLAIAKELHRLYPEVNKDLLYAGIILHDLGKLKELSGTVTTTYTLEGKLIGHIPMMVEDIGRMAEQLQIEGEEEVLILQHMVLSHHGKAEWGSPRPPLVREAELLHLIDLIDAKMNMLNRALDKVKPGEFTERLFPLDNRSFYKPVFD